The Chlorocebus sabaeus isolate Y175 chromosome 1, mChlSab1.0.hap1, whole genome shotgun sequence genome includes a region encoding these proteins:
- the JAML gene encoding junctional adhesion molecule-like isoform X3 translates to MSHIDYSLGLNDLNVSPTELTVHVGDSALMGCVFQSTEDKCIFKIDWILSSGEHAKDEYVLYYYSNLSVPIGRFQNRVQLMGDILCNDGSLLLQDVQEADQGTYTCEIRLKGESQVFKKAVVLHVLPEEPKELVVRVGEMIRMGCVFQSTEVKHVTKVEWIFSGRRAKEEIVFRYYHKLGMSVGYSQSWGHFQNRVNLVGDIFRNDGSIVLQGVRESDGGNYTCSIHLGNLVFKKTIVLHVSPEEPRTLVTPAALRPLVLGGNQLVIIVGTVCATILLLPVLILIVKRTCGNKSLVNSTALVKNTKKTNPGIKEEPCYFESCEGEKNIYSSIIIREVIEEEEPNEKSEATYMTMHPVWPSLKSDRKNSLEKKSGGGMPKTQQAF, encoded by the exons AATGCATATTCAAGATAGACTGGATTCTCTCATCAGGAGAGCACGCCAAG GATGAATATGTGCTATACTATTACTCCAATCTCAGTGTGCCTATAGGGCGCTTCCAGAACCGCGTACAGTTGATGGGGGACATCTTATGCAATGATGGCTCTCTTCTGCTCCAAGATGTGCAAGAGGCTGACCAGGGAACCTATACCTGTGAAATCCGCCTCAAAGGGGAAAGCCAGGTGTTCAAGAAGGCGGTGGTACTGCATGTGCTACCAGAGGAGCCTAAAG AGCTTGTGGTCCGTGTGGGTGAAATGATTCGGATGGGATGTGTTTTCCAGAGCACAGAAGTGAAACACGTGACCAAGGTAGAATGGATATTTTCAGGACGGCGCGCAAAG GAGGAGATTGTGTTTCGTTACTACCACAAACTCGGGATGTCTGTGGGGTACTCCCAGAGCTGGGGCCACTTCCAGAATCGTGTGAACCTGGTGGGGGACATTTTCCGCAATGACGGTTCCATCGTGCTTCAAGGAGTGAGAGAGTCAGATGGAGGAAACTACACCTGCAGTATCCACCTAGGGAACCTGGTGTTCAAGAAAACCATTGTGCTGCATGTCAGCCCAGAAGAGCCTCGAA CACTGGTGACCCCGGCAGCCCTGAGGCCTCTGGTCCTGGGTGGTAATCAGCTGGTGATCATTGTGGGAACTGTCTGCGCCACAATCCTGCTGCTCCCTGTTCTGATATTGATCGTGAAGAGGACCTGTGGGAATAAGAG TTTAGTGAATTCTACAGCCTTGGTGAAGAACACGAAGAAGACTAATCCAGGGATAAAAGAAGAACCCTGCTATTTTGAAAGCTGTGAAGGGGAG AAAAACATTTACTCCTCAATAATTATACGGGAGGTGATCGAGGaagaagaaccaaatgaaaaatcAGAGGCCACCTACATGACCATG CACCCAGTCTGGCCTTCTCTGAAGTCAGATCGGAAAAACTCACTTGAAAAAAAGTCAGGTGGGGGAATGCCAAAAACacaacaagccttttga